Proteins encoded together in one Chryseobacterium sp. G0201 window:
- a CDS encoding GNAT family N-acetyltransferase, which produces MKEFPRIETERLIISQLKEEDIPLVVEYLQSKIFSDLTSNIPSPYTEEDAQFWLKNSQQAFENGSGFTFAIRDQDDKIIGAIGLHDRGDDKAELGYWLGASFWNKGYVTEAGKAIIDFGFNELHLNKIYATHFLHNPASGKVLEKIGMEKEALLKQHLKKNGEYFDIPLYSVFRNKD; this is translated from the coding sequence ATGAAAGAATTTCCAAGAATAGAAACAGAACGATTGATTATCTCTCAATTGAAAGAGGAGGATATCCCTTTAGTGGTTGAATATCTTCAGTCAAAAATATTTTCTGATCTTACCTCAAATATCCCTTCTCCTTATACAGAAGAGGATGCTCAATTTTGGTTAAAAAACTCTCAGCAAGCCTTCGAAAACGGTTCAGGATTTACTTTCGCGATCCGAGATCAGGACGATAAAATTATTGGAGCAATCGGACTTCACGATAGAGGAGACGATAAAGCGGAACTCGGATATTGGCTCGGTGCTTCGTTTTGGAATAAAGGCTACGTCACCGAAGCCGGAAAAGCGATTATAGATTTTGGATTTAATGAATTGCATTTAAATAAGATCTATGCTACCCATTTTTTACACAATCCTGCATCAGGAAAGGTATTAGAAAAAATAGGAATGGAAAAAGAAGCTCTGTTGAAACAGCATTTAAAGAAAAACGGAGAATATTTTGATATTCCACTGTATTCTGTTTTTAGAAATAAGGATTAA
- a CDS encoding EndoU domain-containing protein — MEELGDFKIKKDKHTFFPKEWDLEKIKSVVKEASENITFSDGNKFQGITKNGVKLEFYIDKNTREIHTAFIIF; from the coding sequence ATAGAAGAATTAGGAGATTTTAAAATAAAAAAAGATAAACATACCTTTTTCCCAAAAGAGTGGGATTTAGAAAAAATAAAAAGTGTTGTAAAAGAAGCAAGTGAGAATATTACATTTTCTGACGGAAACAAGTTTCAAGGAATAACTAAAAATGGTGTAAAACTAGAATTTTATATTGATAAAAATACAAGAGAAATTCATACAGCATTTATAATTTTTTAA
- a CDS encoding helix-turn-helix transcriptional regulator produces the protein MKKDFYLTRYALIIKRLESSPATYSQLEDYLLNSFEFQDADIKSYSIRTLQRDIREILGLFNLSIHNKKKGDNRYYIESRPIMEVDEYNQKLLESFQVSNALNLHPDFSNFIFFESRKPTGVEHFYDLFFAIRNKRVVTFEHYNYKNKLMTSRKVHPLALKESKDRWYLIAIDTKDKALKSFGLDRINYLDVDKNKFREKYNYNFREHFKNAFGVMNLSEQKPQKIVIKCTKHQGEYIKSFPLHQSQKETKETLEETFFEFFLHPTYDFMQEILSYGKEVTVLEPKTLVDDIRTHLQESLNSYSEQ, from the coding sequence ATGAAAAAAGACTTTTACCTGACAAGATATGCCTTAATTATAAAAAGATTAGAGAGTTCTCCGGCGACGTATTCTCAGCTGGAGGACTATCTTTTGAACTCTTTTGAATTTCAGGATGCGGATATTAAGAGCTACTCTATCCGTACCTTGCAGAGGGATATTCGTGAGATTTTAGGTCTTTTCAACCTTTCTATTCATAACAAAAAGAAAGGTGACAATCGATATTATATTGAGAGCCGACCGATCATGGAAGTGGATGAATACAACCAAAAATTATTAGAATCTTTTCAGGTAAGTAATGCGCTGAATCTTCATCCGGATTTCTCTAATTTCATCTTTTTTGAATCCAGAAAGCCGACTGGAGTTGAACATTTTTATGATCTTTTCTTTGCCATTCGTAATAAAAGAGTCGTGACTTTTGAGCATTACAATTACAAAAACAAACTGATGACTTCCCGAAAAGTTCATCCTTTGGCGTTGAAAGAATCCAAAGACAGGTGGTATCTTATTGCGATCGACACCAAGGATAAAGCGTTGAAATCTTTCGGTTTAGACAGAATTAATTATCTCGATGTTGATAAAAATAAATTCAGGGAAAAATATAATTATAATTTCAGAGAACATTTTAAAAATGCTTTCGGGGTAATGAATTTATCCGAACAAAAACCTCAAAAAATTGTCATTAAATGTACTAAACATCAGGGAGAATACATTAAGAGCTTCCCTCTTCACCAGTCACAGAAAGAGACAAAAGAAACCCTTGAAGAAACCTTTTTTGAGTTTTTCCTACACCCAACTTACGACTTTATGCAGGAAATTCTGTCTTACGGAAAAGAAGTTACCGTTTTAGAACCTAAAACCTTAGTTGATGACATCCGCACCCATCTTCAGGAGTCTTTAAACAGCTATTCTGAGCAATAA
- a CDS encoding energy transducer TonB: MKALFLYLFCLISSLCFSQQTEDFKQVKNYYNNHRSMLGTEFKKKFDAETNAFNKSAIKNDFRFFMKKMDSIENVALIGALLKVKNIEDLARIQKKNISPQDPSELKATTDKTAVYPGGVDALRKEVVDLFYSEGVHSDLKIIKTNVAFIVEKDGSISNVQAQGDNFTFNRQAEIALYSVSSKFSPATINGDAVRFRFKLPLTLNIE, encoded by the coding sequence TTGAAAGCATTATTTCTTTACCTGTTTTGCCTCATTTCGTCCCTTTGTTTTTCGCAACAGACGGAGGATTTTAAACAAGTAAAGAATTATTACAACAATCACCGAAGTATGTTGGGTACGGAGTTTAAGAAAAAATTCGATGCCGAAACCAATGCTTTTAACAAATCTGCCATAAAAAATGACTTCCGTTTTTTCATGAAGAAAATGGACAGTATTGAAAATGTAGCCTTGATCGGAGCTTTATTAAAAGTGAAAAATATTGAAGATCTTGCCAGAATTCAAAAGAAAAACATCAGCCCTCAAGATCCTTCCGAACTCAAAGCAACGACAGATAAAACGGCAGTTTATCCCGGCGGAGTTGATGCTTTAAGAAAGGAAGTTGTCGATCTTTTTTATTCAGAAGGTGTTCATTCAGATTTAAAAATAATTAAAACCAATGTTGCTTTTATTGTTGAAAAAGATGGAAGCATTAGCAATGTTCAGGCTCAGGGTGATAATTTCACCTTTAACAGACAGGCCGAGATCGCCTTATATTCTGTTTCGTCGAAATTTTCTCCGGCAACAATTAATGGTGATGCCGTAAGATTTCGTTTTAAACTTCCTCTAACTTTGAATATCGAATAA
- a CDS encoding nucleoside deaminase yields MFTDEYYMKMAFQEAEIALEKDEVPIGCVIVSNNRVIARAHNLTETLNDVTAHAEMQAITSAANFLGGKYLKNCTLYVTLEPCVMCSGALSWSQISKVVIGARDEQRGFINKHLSLHPKTEMVVGVMENECSSIVKEFFKSKR; encoded by the coding sequence ATGTTTACCGACGAATATTACATGAAAATGGCTTTCCAAGAAGCTGAAATTGCATTGGAAAAAGATGAGGTTCCCATCGGATGTGTCATAGTTTCTAACAACCGAGTGATTGCTAGGGCTCACAACCTTACAGAAACTCTAAATGACGTTACAGCTCATGCCGAAATGCAGGCAATAACTTCAGCAGCGAACTTTCTTGGCGGAAAATATTTAAAAAACTGTACACTTTATGTGACGCTGGAGCCTTGCGTAATGTGTTCGGGAGCCCTTTCCTGGTCGCAGATCTCAAAAGTTGTGATTGGTGCTAGAGATGAGCAAAGAGGATTTATCAATAAACATCTTTCCCTTCATCCAAAAACAGAAATGGTCGTTGGAGTTATGGAAAACGAGTGTTCTTCAATCGTTAAAGAATTTTTTAAATCTAAGCGTTAA